One Peribacillus simplex NBRC 15720 = DSM 1321 genomic region harbors:
- a CDS encoding aromatic ring-hydroxylating oxygenase subunit alpha, with protein sequence MSTKEDMKKLDYTLPYNHYVDPEVMKEEKENIFYKNWIMVGHTSQVEKVGDFFTFDLVGEPIIVTRGKDEELHAFYNICPHRGAIVERTEQGNKKILQCIYHGWTFHLDGKVNRTPNFKTNDIEKPSCMTPIRLEVHQSMIFVNLNQDAPAFETDYESFLNNINEYTFLSSLKKVRENRRIVQANWKSIIDNYLECDHCQIAHPSFSKAFDLTKYSITPCDNFSYQCTTASDEEEGPGARFYWVWPNTMISIYPGTGNMTTSHIIPVDEKSSLAIYRYYFADENLTEDEEDLIKFVDQVREEDFELVELLQSGLHSRACGRGVYSPTEHGLKHFHQLVTKAMQS encoded by the coding sequence ATGTCTACAAAAGAAGATATGAAAAAGTTGGACTACACACTACCTTATAATCATTATGTGGATCCTGAAGTCATGAAGGAGGAAAAGGAAAATATTTTCTACAAAAACTGGATTATGGTTGGGCATACAAGCCAGGTAGAGAAGGTTGGAGACTTCTTTACATTTGATTTGGTCGGGGAGCCGATTATTGTAACACGGGGCAAGGACGAAGAGTTGCATGCTTTTTATAATATTTGCCCTCACCGTGGTGCGATAGTCGAGCGTACAGAACAGGGCAATAAAAAAATTCTCCAGTGTATTTATCATGGATGGACATTCCATTTAGATGGTAAGGTGAACAGGACTCCAAATTTCAAAACAAATGATATAGAAAAACCTAGCTGCATGACTCCAATTCGTTTAGAGGTACATCAGTCGATGATATTTGTAAATCTAAATCAGGATGCACCTGCTTTCGAAACAGATTATGAATCTTTTTTAAATAACATAAATGAATATACATTTCTTAGTTCCTTAAAAAAGGTCAGGGAAAACCGTCGAATCGTTCAAGCTAACTGGAAATCGATCATTGACAATTATTTGGAATGTGATCATTGTCAAATTGCACATCCTAGCTTCTCGAAGGCCTTCGATTTAACTAAATATAGTATTACCCCTTGTGATAATTTTTCCTATCAGTGTACAACAGCTAGTGATGAAGAAGAAGGTCCTGGTGCACGTTTTTACTGGGTTTGGCCGAATACCATGATAAGTATATACCCAGGTACTGGAAATATGACGACGAGCCATATCATCCCGGTTGATGAAAAAAGTTCATTGGCAATTTATCGTTATTATTTTGCTGATGAAAACTTGACTGAAGACGAGGAAGATTTAATAAAATTTGTAGATCAAGTACGGGAAGAAGACTTCGAATTAGTTGAGTTATTACAAAGTGGATTACATTCTAGGGCTTGTGGAAGAGGAGTATATTCTCCGACCGAACACGGTTTGAAACATTTTCATCAATTAGTCACAAAGGCGATGCAAAGCTAG
- a CDS encoding sigma-54 interaction domain-containing protein, with protein MQNLMNNEEKIEMSTEILKKILDHSPNEIYVLNKDACIIYANKAYERHYGKQLSEIVGKHNNEIFSKGYWKPSILPFVLKEKKPVTIKQVSYIGKEMITTAIPLLNDEQEIELIITTAQEPNYKGLYIPEEQEPEVLSEKNAYKESVITNNEQMNNVMEVCDKISMVDATILIQGESGTGKGVLAKYIHNRGPRRNSPFLSINCATIPEQLIESELFGYTDGSFTGANKGGKKGLLEMANGGTVFLDEIGEIPFNIQAKLLQVIQDLEFLPVGGRELKKVDIRIISATNRDLVEMVQKKRFREDLYYRLNVVNLQIPPLRERKEDIIPLSYYFLSVFNKKYQVNRIISKEVLDIFYEYPWSGNIRQLENLIESLVVTSDAIIQVSDLPIILQQKNAQETPSQEMSLSQNSTIQNKSSQMPQDYSLDTALEELERNLIVTSYTKFRNTRKVAHHLSISQSKASRLVRKYCKDLDLYN; from the coding sequence ATGCAAAACTTAATGAATAATGAAGAAAAAATTGAAATGAGTACTGAGATATTGAAAAAAATTTTAGATCATTCACCTAATGAGATTTATGTTCTTAACAAAGATGCCTGCATTATTTACGCAAATAAAGCTTATGAAAGGCATTATGGAAAGCAGTTAAGCGAAATAGTTGGAAAACATAATAATGAAATATTCTCCAAAGGGTATTGGAAACCAAGTATTTTACCCTTTGTTTTGAAAGAAAAGAAACCGGTTACAATCAAGCAAGTTTCATATATTGGCAAGGAAATGATTACAACAGCTATTCCTTTACTCAACGATGAACAGGAAATTGAACTAATTATTACAACAGCACAAGAACCAAACTATAAAGGGCTATACATTCCAGAGGAACAGGAACCAGAAGTACTAAGTGAAAAGAATGCTTATAAAGAAAGCGTAATTACGAACAACGAACAGATGAACAATGTAATGGAGGTATGCGATAAGATTTCTATGGTTGATGCGACCATTTTGATTCAAGGGGAGTCTGGTACAGGGAAAGGAGTGTTAGCTAAATACATTCATAATAGAGGACCTCGAAGGAATTCCCCTTTCTTATCAATTAACTGTGCCACCATACCGGAACAATTAATAGAATCAGAACTTTTCGGATATACGGATGGGTCTTTTACCGGGGCAAACAAAGGCGGAAAAAAAGGACTACTTGAAATGGCAAACGGCGGTACCGTATTTTTGGATGAAATAGGAGAAATCCCGTTTAATATTCAGGCTAAGCTTTTACAGGTTATTCAAGACCTTGAATTTCTTCCTGTCGGGGGCAGAGAACTAAAGAAAGTGGACATTCGTATTATTTCCGCTACCAATCGAGACTTAGTTGAGATGGTGCAGAAAAAACGATTTAGGGAAGATTTATATTATCGACTTAATGTGGTTAATTTACAAATACCGCCATTAAGGGAAAGAAAAGAAGATATCATCCCGCTATCTTACTATTTTCTTTCAGTATTCAATAAAAAGTATCAAGTTAATCGTATTATATCGAAGGAAGTCCTCGATATTTTTTATGAATATCCATGGTCTGGAAATATACGACAATTAGAGAATTTAATAGAAAGCTTAGTTGTAACGAGTGATGCTATCATTCAAGTATCTGATTTACCGATAATACTGCAACAAAAAAATGCTCAAGAAACCCCAAGTCAAGAAATGTCACTTAGTCAAAACAGCACAATCCAGAACAAATCAAGTCAAATGCCCCAAGATTATTCATTAGATACAGCGTTAGAGGAACTTGAAAGAAACCTGATTGTTACCTCTTATACAAAATTCAGGAATACAAGGAAAGTCGCTCATCATTTATCCATTAGCCAATCAAAAGCATCACGGTTAGTGCGGAAATACTGTAAAGATTTAGACCTTTATAATTGA
- a CDS encoding TerC family protein, whose product MELSLLLEYGWVLIILIFLEGLLSADNALVLAIMSKHLPKEQQKKAINIGLLLAFIFRIGAIFIISYLFHVWQVQAIGAAYLIFIALKHLLKKDHGEKEEKGKSYRMTVAQIALADIAFAIDSILAAVALVIALPDTPMGDIGGMDGAKFIVILLGAIAGLIVIRFAAGYFVKILTERPSLETAAMLIVGWVGVKLLMHTLAHPAVHIIPHDFVEGPIWNIIFWSVMLLIAIGGWFLSGKTVKNDKQND is encoded by the coding sequence ATGGAACTATCGTTATTATTGGAATATGGCTGGGTGTTAATTATTCTAATTTTTTTAGAAGGTTTATTATCTGCTGATAATGCATTGGTTTTAGCCATCATGTCAAAGCATTTACCAAAAGAACAGCAAAAAAAAGCGATTAATATTGGGTTGCTTTTGGCTTTTATATTTAGGATTGGTGCAATCTTTATTATTTCGTACCTTTTCCATGTTTGGCAAGTTCAAGCAATTGGGGCTGCATATTTGATTTTCATCGCATTAAAGCATTTACTAAAAAAGGACCACGGGGAAAAAGAGGAAAAAGGGAAAAGCTACCGTATGACCGTTGCGCAAATTGCATTAGCTGATATTGCTTTTGCTATTGATTCCATTTTAGCTGCAGTCGCTCTTGTCATTGCCTTGCCAGATACACCAATGGGTGATATAGGAGGTATGGATGGGGCAAAATTCATTGTTATTTTATTAGGAGCAATTGCAGGTTTAATCGTCATCCGGTTTGCAGCAGGGTACTTCGTTAAGATACTGACTGAGCGACCTAGCCTCGAAACGGCAGCCATGTTAATCGTTGGTTGGGTAGGGGTTAAGTTATTAATGCATACCCTTGCGCATCCAGCCGTGCACATTATCCCTCACGATTTTGTTGAAGGACCGATTTGGAATATAATCTTTTGGTCAGTCATGCTTCTTATTGCTATAGGCGGATGGTTTTTATCTGGAAAAACGGTGAAAAATGATAAGCAAAATGACTAA
- the blaOXA gene encoding class D beta-lactamase, whose amino-acid sequence MKKRRLLAVLLILFGATVLFTCMQQPSGANAAKEKLNIKKLDVDEFFAERDGTFILREVKKGKTFIYNNERAEQRFAPQSTFKVPNALIGLQVGAVEDEYDIKYWDGVKREIEIWNQDHTLGSGLRNSVVWYYQAMARDIGESRMEKWIHKISYGNQDISGGIDQFWLSSSLKISPIEQVDFMENLYRENLPFDKDVMKTVKRMMIQNEGDNYTLYGKTGQGSNIGWYVGFIETKERDYVFVTNISGTSADARNITKDILQKYHLTKE is encoded by the coding sequence TTGAAAAAACGTAGGCTTCTGGCAGTCCTTTTAATACTTTTTGGAGCAACCGTATTATTTACATGCATGCAACAGCCAAGTGGAGCCAATGCCGCCAAAGAGAAACTCAACATTAAGAAGCTCGATGTCGATGAATTTTTTGCTGAACGTGATGGAACTTTTATATTACGTGAGGTGAAAAAAGGCAAGACTTTTATCTATAATAATGAACGGGCCGAACAAAGATTTGCGCCGCAATCGACTTTTAAGGTGCCTAATGCACTCATCGGATTACAGGTAGGGGCTGTCGAGGATGAATATGACATTAAATATTGGGATGGAGTGAAAAGGGAAATCGAGATATGGAACCAGGATCATACGCTTGGATCTGGTTTAAGGAACTCCGTTGTTTGGTATTATCAAGCAATGGCCCGTGACATTGGAGAAAGTCGAATGGAGAAATGGATTCATAAGATTTCCTATGGCAACCAAGATATTAGTGGAGGGATTGATCAGTTTTGGCTAAGTAGCTCCCTCAAAATTTCTCCTATTGAACAAGTGGATTTTATGGAAAATTTATATAGAGAGAATCTTCCTTTTGATAAAGATGTCATGAAAACCGTTAAAAGGATGATGATTCAGAATGAAGGGGACAACTATACACTTTACGGAAAAACAGGGCAGGGGTCCAACATTGGCTGGTATGTTGGTTTCATTGAAACCAAGGAACGTGACTATGTTTTTGTAACGAATATCTCCGGTACATCGGCAGACGCCAGGAACATCACAAAGGACATTTTACAGAAATACCATTTAACGAAAGAGTAG
- a CDS encoding H-type small acid-soluble spore protein, with protein sequence MDVKRVKQILSSSSDIEVRYNGTSVWIDNINEDGRTATVHLRGPLEERSEVAIDELKEI encoded by the coding sequence GTGGATGTAAAGCGTGTAAAACAAATACTTTCTTCTTCATCTGACATTGAGGTGAGATATAATGGCACTTCAGTATGGATTGATAATATAAATGAAGATGGAAGAACGGCTACAGTTCATCTAAGAGGACCATTAGAGGAAAGATCAGAAGTAGCAATTGACGAACTTAAAGAAATATAA
- a CDS encoding GH25 family lysozyme, with translation MEYIKGIDVSHWQGAINWEEVAKADVKFVFIKATEGTSYSKLSYFKENAPQALAAGLKVGAYHYAKFATVAEAKGEAAYFLDSISSFALNYPVVLDLEENKKKAKKKTLTDAAIAFLEAIEEAGYTAMLYTGKYFLENTLDESRLTNYALWIARYNSTLGRSTDIWQHSDSGKISGISTKVDLNIAYRDFTNTINTFRTHNTRALKTETSTTYTVTKGDTLSFIAKNHKTTVKSLVSLNGIKDPDKIYIGQKLRLK, from the coding sequence ATGGAATATATAAAGGGAATCGATGTTTCACATTGGCAAGGTGCTATTAATTGGGAGGAAGTTGCAAAGGCAGACGTGAAGTTCGTGTTCATTAAAGCAACAGAAGGAACGAGTTATTCCAAGCTATCCTATTTCAAAGAAAATGCACCACAAGCATTGGCAGCAGGATTGAAAGTCGGGGCGTATCACTATGCAAAGTTTGCAACTGTTGCAGAAGCAAAGGGTGAGGCTGCTTATTTTTTAGATTCTATCAGCTCTTTTGCTTTAAATTACCCTGTTGTTCTTGATCTTGAAGAAAATAAAAAAAAGGCAAAGAAAAAAACTCTGACCGATGCAGCAATAGCTTTTTTAGAAGCTATTGAAGAGGCTGGATACACGGCTATGCTGTATACAGGTAAATACTTTCTCGAAAATACTTTAGATGAATCAAGGTTGACGAACTACGCTTTGTGGATTGCCAGATACAACAGCACGTTGGGACGTAGCACAGATATTTGGCAGCATTCTGATTCAGGTAAGATAAGCGGGATCAGCACAAAGGTGGATTTGAATATAGCCTATAGGGATTTTACAAATACAATAAATACTTTTAGGACGCACAACACCCGTGCATTGAAAACCGAAACATCCACAACTTATACTGTAACAAAAGGCGACACGCTTAGCTTCATTGCAAAAAACCATAAAACAACGGTAAAATCTCTTGTTAGTCTTAACGGAATTAAAGACCCCGACAAAATTTATATCGGTCAAAAGTTAAGGCTGAAATAA
- the abc-f gene encoding ribosomal protection-like ABC-F family protein, whose product MKELLKLTNISYELLDLNIFENVNASVQQGEIIGIIGKNGTGKSTLLQLINNDLEPAHGQFQWLQQGLKVFMVEQEVESHSSEEKTSSEVKLLDKMHVPSHDFPQLSGGEKLKARLAKGLSKDADLLLLDEPTNHLDEESLEFLKGQIKNYRGTIIFVSHDRYFLDAVTTKIWSIEDKKLIEHRGNYSSYMEVRKQKRLTQQREYEKQQKMVERIEGQMNEINSWSKKAHSQSTKKEGVKEYYRVKAKRMDAQVKSKQKRLEKELEKAKVEPVESEYTVRFSIKAKNKTGKRFLEVKNLTKSFNGRTLFKNVNFTIQHGEKVSIIGPNGSGKTTLLKIILGHETFAGDIWISPSAKIGYLTQEVFDLPLELTPSQLFHKETFESRGNVQTLMKHLGFTASHWTEPIKNMSMGERVKCKLMEYILEEKDVLILDEPTNHLDLASREQLEDTLAQYTGTLIVVSHDRYFLEKTTSSKLIISNNHIQKQLYESSSSKRDDLEELRLTLETERQEVLGKLSFMTPNDKAYTELDQKFNELTKKINELCDK is encoded by the coding sequence ATGAAAGAACTGTTAAAATTAACCAATATTAGCTATGAATTATTGGACCTTAACATTTTTGAAAATGTAAACGCTAGTGTTCAACAAGGGGAGATCATCGGTATCATTGGTAAAAATGGTACCGGTAAATCTACGTTATTGCAATTAATTAATAATGATTTAGAGCCTGCACATGGACAATTCCAATGGCTGCAGCAAGGCTTGAAAGTTTTTATGGTAGAACAAGAAGTCGAGTCGCATTCTTCAGAAGAAAAGACCTCTTCCGAAGTTAAATTACTAGATAAGATGCATGTACCAAGCCATGACTTCCCACAATTAAGCGGGGGAGAAAAACTGAAAGCCCGACTTGCAAAAGGTCTTTCTAAAGATGCAGACCTTTTACTATTAGATGAACCGACGAACCATCTTGATGAGGAAAGTTTAGAATTCCTCAAAGGACAAATTAAAAATTATAGAGGCACCATTATTTTTGTTTCGCACGATCGTTATTTTTTGGATGCTGTAACAACGAAAATTTGGTCGATTGAAGATAAAAAGCTAATTGAACACAGAGGGAATTATTCTAGTTATATGGAGGTTCGTAAACAGAAAAGACTTACACAACAACGTGAATATGAAAAACAGCAAAAAATGGTTGAACGGATCGAGGGACAAATGAATGAAATCAATTCTTGGTCAAAAAAAGCCCATTCCCAATCGACGAAAAAGGAAGGAGTTAAGGAATACTATCGCGTAAAAGCAAAGCGAATGGATGCACAAGTAAAATCTAAACAAAAGCGTCTTGAAAAAGAGCTTGAAAAGGCAAAAGTTGAACCTGTTGAATCAGAATATACTGTACGCTTTTCAATTAAAGCAAAAAACAAGACGGGAAAACGTTTTTTGGAAGTTAAGAATTTAACTAAGTCTTTTAACGGGCGAACACTATTTAAAAACGTCAATTTCACGATTCAGCATGGTGAGAAGGTTTCCATAATAGGTCCTAATGGCAGTGGAAAGACGACATTATTAAAAATAATTCTTGGACATGAAACTTTTGCGGGCGATATATGGATTTCACCATCTGCAAAAATTGGCTATTTGACGCAAGAAGTGTTTGATTTACCACTTGAACTAACACCCTCCCAGCTATTTCATAAAGAAACTTTCGAGTCGAGAGGGAACGTTCAAACTTTAATGAAGCATTTAGGCTTCACGGCATCTCATTGGACAGAACCCATTAAGAATATGAGTATGGGTGAGCGAGTTAAATGTAAGTTAATGGAATATATCTTGGAAGAAAAAGATGTGCTCATTTTGGATGAGCCGACAAATCACCTGGACTTAGCTTCACGGGAACAACTTGAAGATACCTTAGCACAGTATACTGGAACGCTAATCGTCGTTTCGCATGATCGATATTTTCTCGAAAAAACGACAAGCAGCAAACTCATCATTTCGAATAATCACATACAAAAGCAATTGTATGAATCATCCTCCTCAAAAAGAGATGATCTGGAAGAACTACGATTAACACTTGAAACAGAAAGACAAGAAGTTTTGGGAAAGCTTAGCTTTATGACTCCAAACGATAAAGCTTACACAGAACTCGACCAGAAGTTTAATGAGCTTACGAAAAAAATAAATGAACTTTGTGACAAATGA
- a CDS encoding DUF2935 domain-containing protein: protein MFVERSLDEIRFWSRIMKEHSLFLRLGFRCEDTQLIEEANQFYHLFERIEQQSHSFTSQTDPEQIRRFNAEVQQAATGIFLFKRKVLGLILTCKLPGANNFPLLVDHTSREANYFRKRLKELNEGKLKPLADAIIKENVFFLRIMADHAKFIGHLLDPSERKLVDMARNFSNDFDQLVFQAVDLESMKPQSQTAPLLDQFLDQNRVSVVSLRDFKKTARDLIEECKIKSIIHPLLADHVFREAERFLEIIDMFESHLTG from the coding sequence ATGTTTGTTGAACGCTCTTTAGATGAGATTCGTTTTTGGTCAAGAATAATGAAGGAACATTCGTTATTTCTAAGACTAGGGTTTAGATGTGAAGATACACAGCTAATTGAGGAAGCTAATCAGTTTTATCATTTATTTGAACGGATAGAACAGCAATCCCATTCATTTACAAGTCAAACTGATCCAGAACAGATTAGAAGATTTAATGCGGAAGTGCAACAGGCTGCTACAGGCATATTTTTATTTAAAAGGAAGGTATTAGGATTAATACTCACCTGTAAATTGCCTGGTGCAAACAACTTCCCACTTTTAGTCGACCATACAAGCAGGGAAGCCAATTATTTTAGAAAACGATTAAAAGAATTAAATGAGGGTAAATTGAAACCACTTGCAGATGCCATCATCAAAGAAAATGTTTTCTTTTTAAGGATCATGGCGGATCATGCAAAATTCATCGGACATCTCCTTGATCCATCGGAAAGAAAGCTGGTGGATATGGCGCGAAACTTTAGTAATGATTTTGATCAATTAGTCTTTCAAGCAGTAGACTTAGAGTCCATGAAACCTCAATCTCAAACGGCCCCTCTTTTGGATCAATTTCTAGATCAGAACCGTGTTTCCGTCGTATCACTTCGAGACTTTAAGAAAACCGCCAGAGATTTAATCGAAGAATGCAAAATCAAGAGCATTATCCATCCACTATTGGCTGATCATGTTTTCCGTGAAGCCGAACGTTTCCTTGAAATTATCGATATGTTTGAATCCCATCTTACAGGATAA
- a CDS encoding DUF2306 domain-containing protein, translating into MSSKKKRGMHTICGEIYHSAYVVVFVTSLTMAILNWESSAYLFFIGIFSYSFAFLGYVSAKKKWKNWIASHISGMLGSYIAICTAILVVNVSNITILNQWNPLIFWFLPSIIGSPLIFLVGQKYKKSKSI; encoded by the coding sequence ATGTCTTCAAAGAAAAAAAGAGGTATGCATACAATTTGTGGTGAAATTTATCACAGTGCATATGTTGTAGTCTTTGTCACATCCCTGACAATGGCAATATTGAATTGGGAAAGCAGCGCATATTTATTTTTCATTGGGATATTTTCATATTCTTTCGCATTTTTAGGCTATGTATCTGCTAAGAAGAAATGGAAAAACTGGATTGCCTCTCATATAAGCGGGATGCTCGGTTCCTATATCGCTATTTGTACTGCAATTCTTGTAGTAAATGTATCCAATATAACTATCTTGAATCAATGGAACCCATTAATTTTTTGGTTTCTTCCAAGCATTATAGGTTCCCCGTTGATATTTTTGGTTGGACAGAAGTATAAAAAATCCAAATCAATCTAA
- the mscL gene encoding large conductance mechanosensitive channel protein MscL: MIKEFREFITKGNVLDLAIAVVMGAAFGKIVSSLVNNIITPLIGILLGGVNFSSLSITVGNAVVQYGEFVQAVIDFLIISFAIFMFMKVANSLIRKKQANEEEVLEAVPASEQYLKEIRDLLQKNSRQDETS; this comes from the coding sequence ATGATAAAGGAATTCAGGGAGTTTATTACCAAAGGAAACGTTCTCGATCTTGCAATAGCTGTAGTAATGGGTGCTGCTTTTGGGAAGATCGTTTCATCACTAGTCAATAATATTATCACACCGCTAATAGGAATTTTATTAGGAGGGGTCAATTTTTCTTCGTTATCTATCACAGTTGGAAACGCAGTTGTTCAATACGGTGAATTTGTCCAAGCTGTGATTGATTTCTTGATCATTTCATTTGCGATTTTCATGTTTATGAAGGTAGCGAATTCTCTTATTAGAAAAAAACAAGCGAACGAGGAAGAGGTATTGGAAGCGGTACCGGCATCCGAGCAATATTTAAAGGAAATCCGTGATCTTTTACAAAAAAATTCACGGCAGGATGAAACATCATAA
- a CDS encoding sugar phosphate isomerase/epimerase family protein, producing the protein MKIGLETESYHLQFITGRMDIFGFIRKTAELGLDGVMINIVPWPGLPGWGTLESFEPEYLERVRKEIQKYGFFAEIDTNGSDPEHLKEVIEAAYRIGADVIRTYTCLGEYDPERLKKAPGDIKQIVPLLEKYRIKLAVENHEEELTDEVIQIINEVNSPWVSAHCDVGNGMMAWEDPVEAVRKLAPYAFTTHFKDHIIIHDGEDYRVCGVPVGTGNIDTEECFKILVEKSTLTRINVEMCFPYAINFKRELGAGGVFAVGEGAFKVEQPPYDLSVIKPLDYYYPPKELLEQMIEDQEKGTEQSVKYTLALRDKYCR; encoded by the coding sequence ATGAAAATTGGATTAGAAACAGAAAGCTATCACTTGCAATTTATTACAGGTCGAATGGATATTTTCGGTTTTATCAGAAAAACAGCTGAATTGGGATTAGACGGAGTCATGATCAATATTGTTCCATGGCCAGGGTTGCCAGGATGGGGCACTTTAGAATCATTTGAACCGGAATATTTAGAGAGAGTAAGAAAAGAAATTCAAAAGTATGGATTTTTCGCTGAAATAGACACAAATGGAAGCGATCCGGAACATCTAAAAGAGGTAATTGAGGCAGCATATAGAATCGGAGCGGATGTGATTCGCACGTATACATGCTTAGGAGAGTATGATCCGGAAAGATTGAAAAAAGCACCAGGAGATATCAAACAAATTGTACCATTATTAGAGAAATACAGGATAAAACTAGCTGTGGAAAATCATGAGGAAGAGTTAACAGATGAGGTTATTCAAATTATTAATGAAGTCAACAGCCCTTGGGTTAGCGCTCATTGTGATGTGGGCAACGGAATGATGGCATGGGAGGATCCGGTTGAAGCTGTAAGAAAATTAGCACCATATGCATTCACAACCCATTTTAAAGATCATATTATCATTCATGATGGCGAGGATTATAGGGTATGTGGTGTACCAGTAGGGACAGGCAATATTGATACAGAAGAATGTTTTAAAATACTGGTTGAGAAATCTACCCTAACTAGAATCAACGTTGAAATGTGTTTTCCATATGCCATCAATTTTAAGAGAGAGCTTGGTGCAGGCGGAGTCTTTGCGGTTGGAGAAGGAGCTTTCAAAGTTGAACAACCTCCTTATGATTTAAGTGTCATTAAACCATTGGATTACTATTATCCTCCAAAAGAACTTTTAGAACAAATGATTGAAGATCAAGAAAAAGGTACAGAACAATCGGTTAAGTATACCCTTGCTTTACGCGATAAATATTGCCGATAA
- a CDS encoding DMT family transporter: MAWFFLIIAGFAEIGSVISLKRADGFKKLLPSVACLFLGSLSFYFLSLSLTSLPVGTAYAIWTSIGSVGSVLAGMIFFNEPRSLRLNLFIMCIIAGAIGIKMTSGH; the protein is encoded by the coding sequence ATGGCTTGGTTTTTTCTTATTATTGCCGGATTTGCCGAGATTGGTAGTGTTATAAGCCTGAAACGTGCAGACGGGTTTAAAAAATTGCTACCCTCTGTAGCGTGTCTTTTTTTGGGAAGTTTAAGCTTTTATTTTCTATCCTTGTCATTAACTTCACTTCCAGTGGGTACTGCTTATGCAATATGGACTAGTATCGGCTCTGTTGGAAGTGTTTTAGCAGGAATGATCTTCTTTAATGAACCCAGAAGTTTAAGATTAAACCTATTCATTATGTGTATCATTGCAGGGGCTATAGGTATCAAAATGACTTCTGGACATTAA
- a CDS encoding DMT family transporter — MAWIYIIMAGLLEIVWVIGLKYSHGFTKIIPSTVTVVIIIFSFFLLSKALHSIPLGTGYAIFTGLGTVGTVVTGMLFLGETINPLKVFFMALMILGIIGIKVTPAQPKH, encoded by the coding sequence ATGGCATGGATATATATCATAATGGCAGGACTTTTGGAAATTGTCTGGGTGATCGGTCTTAAATATTCACACGGATTCACGAAAATTATACCTAGTACAGTAACGGTAGTTATTATAATCTTTAGTTTCTTTTTACTTTCAAAAGCTTTACATTCAATACCCTTAGGAACTGGTTACGCCATTTTCACTGGATTGGGAACAGTGGGAACTGTAGTAACTGGGATGCTTTTTTTGGGTGAGACCATTAATCCACTGAAAGTATTTTTTATGGCTTTAATGATATTAGGGATAATTGGAATAAAAGTCACTCCAGCACAACCTAAACATTAA